Proteins from a genomic interval of Marmoricola sp. OAE513:
- the truA gene encoding tRNA pseudouridine(38-40) synthase TruA, translating into MRLRLDLAYDGSAFHGWARQPGLRTVQGELEAALDTVLRTSGTTLTVAGRTDTGVHARGQVAHVDLDDDALDRMSTRAEPASTDALLRRVNGVVAADVRLHRVAEAPAGFDARFGALWRRYAYRIADDPALVDPLSRSHVVAWPRALDLDAMNEASAHLLGLHDFAAFCKKRAGATTIRSLTGLGWERVDGILVATVQADAFCHSMVRSLVGALTVVGEGRREAAWLAEVLSAKERDSAIIVAHAHGLTLEEVAYPEDADLEAQATGARRRRTLGD; encoded by the coding sequence GTGCGACTGCGCCTGGATCTCGCCTACGACGGCTCCGCCTTCCACGGCTGGGCCCGGCAGCCTGGCCTGCGCACCGTGCAGGGCGAGCTGGAGGCCGCGCTCGACACGGTGCTGCGCACCAGCGGAACGACGCTGACCGTGGCCGGCCGTACCGACACCGGTGTGCACGCCCGGGGTCAGGTGGCACACGTCGACCTCGACGACGACGCGCTCGACCGGATGTCGACCAGGGCCGAGCCCGCCTCGACCGACGCGCTGCTGCGCCGGGTCAACGGCGTCGTCGCCGCTGACGTCCGGTTGCACCGGGTCGCCGAGGCGCCGGCTGGTTTCGACGCCCGGTTCGGAGCGCTCTGGCGCCGCTACGCCTACCGGATCGCCGACGACCCCGCACTGGTCGACCCGCTGTCGCGCAGCCACGTGGTCGCCTGGCCGCGGGCGCTGGACCTGGATGCGATGAACGAGGCCTCCGCCCACCTGCTCGGTCTCCACGACTTCGCGGCCTTCTGCAAGAAGCGTGCCGGGGCCACCACGATCAGGTCGCTGACCGGTCTGGGGTGGGAGCGCGTGGACGGCATCCTGGTGGCGACGGTCCAGGCGGACGCCTTCTGCCACAGCATGGTCCGCTCGCTGGTGGGCGCGCTGACCGTCGTCGGGGAGGGACGGCGCGAAGCGGCCTGGTTGGCCGAGGTGCTGTCCGCGAAGGAGCGCGACTCCGCGATCATCGTCGCGCACGCGCACGGGCTCACGCTGGAAGAGGTCGCCTACCCCGAGGACGCCGATCTGGAAGCCCAGGCGACGGGTGCGCGTCGACGGCGGACCCTGGGGGACTAG